One window of the Macrobrachium nipponense isolate FS-2020 chromosome 22, ASM1510439v2, whole genome shotgun sequence genome contains the following:
- the LOC135198315 gene encoding uncharacterized protein LOC135198315, whose translation MWSTFLRNLTLNATKTIKSVHTINNLGYCVGNGVIKPDMERLRPLQEIPPPISQGSLKRAMGMFAYYAKWIQNFSAKIQPLARVKKFPLNEEALHVFELIKQELEGATLHSVDENVPFEFECDASEVAVSAVLNQSGRPVAFMSRTLQGSKVHYHIIEKEAMAIMEANQRSVAFMLHNRKRTKVKNNKIQGCQKELAAFSYTVSTSSTLTELHGNLCHPGMTCLLHFVRSKNLPFSTEDIKKVCASCRICAKLKLRFYKLQEGTLIKATQPMERLSIDFKGPVLTALCNPYLLIVVDEYSRFPYAFMCPNMNTTTVIKCLEQIFSLCGMPQYIHSDQGTSFMSRKLKTYLAQKGVATSRTTPFHPIGNGQVDRLNSTVCKSLQLALRSQNLPDQHWELVLTDVIHSLRSRLSTATNVTPHERFFGFPRRSSSGGSLPSWLMSSGPILLRRFVRTSKNEPLVDKLS comes from the exons ATGTGGAGCACTTTCTTGAGGAACCTAACTCTCAATGCTACTAAAACTATTAAATCTGTACATACCATTAACAATCTTGGCTACTGTGTGGGGAATGGTGTTATAAAGCCTGACATGGAAAGACTCCGGCCTCTTCAAGAAATACCACCTCCCATTAGTCAAGGATCTTTAAAGAGGGCAATGGGTATGTTTGCTTACTATGCTAAATGGATACAGAATTTTTCTGCTAAGATTCAACCGCTGGCAAGAGTAAAGAAATTTCCTTTAAATGAAGAAGCTTTGCATGTTTTTGAACTAATCAAACAGGAACTTGAAGGAGCAACACTACACTCTGTGGATGAAAATGTGCCTTTTGAGTTCGAATGTGATGCCTCTGAAGTAGCAGTCTCGGCAGTACTCAACCAGAGTGGCAGGCCTGTGGCCTTCATGTCTAGGACTTTACAAGGAAGTAAAGTGCACTATCACATCATAGAAAAGGAGGCAATGGCTATCATGGAAGCT AACCAACGTTCAGTGGCCTTCATGCTCCATAACAGGAAACGCACTAAAGTTAAGAATAATAAGATCCAGGGATGCCAGAAGGAACTCGCAGCCTTCAGTTATACGGTTTCCACGTCATCTACCCTCACTGAACTACATGGGAATCTGTGCCATCCAGGAATGACTTGCTTATTGCACTTTGTGAGATCGAAAAATCTTCCCTTTTCCACTGAGGACATTAAGAAGGTCTGTGCTTCCTGCAGGATATGTGCCAAGTTGAAACTGAGGTTCTACAAACTCCAAGAAGGAACACTCATCAAGGCGACACAACCAATGGAGAGATTAAGCATTGACTTTAAGGGACCAGTTCTGACGGCCTTATGCAACCCCTATTTACTTATTGTGGTTGATGAATATTCTCGTTTTCCTTACGCTTTTATGTGTCCCAACATGAACACAACTACAGTGATTAAGTGCTTAGAACAAATATTCAGCCTGTGTGGGATGCCTCAGTATATACATTCGGATCAAGGAACCTCATTCATGTCCAGGAAGCTCAAAACCTATCTCGCTCAGAAGGGAGTTGCAACGAGTCGAACTACCCCTTTCCACCCAATTGGTAATGGGCAAGTGGATCGGCTCAACAGTACTGTATGTAAATCACTCCAGCTGGCACTCAGGTCCCAAAATCTTCCTGATCAGCACTGGGAGTTAGTACTCACTGACGTGATACATTCACTTAGATCCCGTCTGTCGACAGCAACTAATGTCACACCCCATGAACGGTTTTTTGGATTTCCGCGCCGCTCATCCTCTGGAGGCTCTCTGCCTTCATGGCTTATGTCGTCAGGACCAATATTACTGAGGAGGTTTGTCAGAACAAGCAAAAATGAACCCCTGGTGGATAAGTTGAGCTAA